A stretch of the Gracilinanus agilis isolate LMUSP501 chromosome 4, AgileGrace, whole genome shotgun sequence genome encodes the following:
- the PAQR8 gene encoding membrane progestin receptor beta — protein MTTAILERLSTLSVSGQQLRRLPKLLEDGFPKMPCTVPESDVPQLFREPYIHTGYRPTGHEWRYYFFSLFQKHNEVVNVWTHLLAALAVLLRFRAFAETEALPWTSAHSLPLLLFILSSITYLTCSLLAHLLQSKSELSHYTFYFVDYVGVSVYQYGSALAHFFYSSDPAWYERFWLFFLPAAAFCGWLSCAGCCYAKYRYRRPYPVMRKICQVVPAGLAFVLDISPVAHRVALCHLSGCQEQAAWYHTLQIFFFLVSAYFFSCPVPEKYFPGSCDIVGHGHQIFHAFLSVCTLSQLEAILLDYQGRQDIFLQRHSPLSVYLACLSFFLLAACSGTTAAFLRCKIKAGLTKKDS, from the coding sequence ATGACAACGGCCATTTTGGAGCGCCTCAGCACCCTCTCAGTCAGTGGCCAGCAGCTCCGTCGCCTgcctaagctccttgaggatggcTTTCCCAAGATGCCTTGCACCGTCCCAGAAAGCGATGTGCCCCAGCTCTTCCGGGAGCCCTACATCCACACCGGCTACCGCCCCACGGGCCACGAGTGGCGCTACTATTTCTTCAGCCTCTTTCAGAAACACAACGAAGTGGTCAATGTCTGGACCCACTTGCTGGCGGCGCTGGCCGTCCTCCTGAGGTTCCGGGCCTTTGCCGAGACGGAGGCCCTGCCCTGGACCTCGGCCCACTCTTTGCCCTTGCTTCTCTTCATCTTGTCCTCCATCACGTACCTCACGTGCAGCCTCCTGGCTCACCTGCTGCAGTCCAAGTCAGAACTGTCTCACTACACCTTCTATTTTGTGGACTACGTCGGGGTGAGCGTCTACCAGTACGGCAGCGCCCTGGCGCACTTCTTCTACAGCTCTGACCCAGCCTGGTATGAACGGTTCTGGCTCTTCTTCCTGCCAGCGGCTGCCTTCTGCGGTTGGTTGTCTTGCGCCGGTTGCTGCTATGCCAAGTACCGCTATCGGAGGCCTTACCCGGTGATGAGGAAGATCTGTCAGGTGGTTCCGGCGGGGCTGGCCTTCGTTCTGGACATCAGCCCCGTGGCCCATCGAGTAGCTCTCTGCCACCTGTCCGGCTGTCAGGAGCAGGCTGCCTGGTACCACACGctccagattttcttttttctggtcaGCGCCTACTTCTTCTCCTGTCCGGTCCCAGAGAAGTACTTCCCGGGGTCCTGTGATATTGTGGGTCACGGGCACCAGATCTTCCATGCCTTTCTGTCCGTCTGCACCCTCTCCCAACTGGAGGCCATTCTTCTGGATTACCAGGGACGACAAGACATCTTTCTGCAGAGGCACAGCCCCCTCTCTGTCTATTTGGCATGCCTCTCGTTCTTCCTCTTGGCTGCCTGTAGTGGTACCACCGCAGCCTTCCTGAGGTGCAAGATCAAGGCTGGACTGACCAAGAAGGATTCCTGA